In the genome of Kluyveromyces marxianus DMKU3-1042 DNA, complete genome, chromosome 1, one region contains:
- the HRD1 gene encoding E3 ubiquitin-protein ligase HRD1 — MLLTQKFVSFVVVSYIGAIWSLYTCITTSYSFLDAICMITEGSHALICGNFVLLHIILLSRWFVRFLFGELRLIEYEHILERISYVVLHFIMTYSGATDGHILSLILNCALLVFCKTLHWILRDRMDFTFQATAVHTRISSLICSKYMLSLLIILTMDGLLSLYYLSFFKQSSSVTEGIILFSEHLIISAEMVKILLLTGLNFLEIYTIKQRSRSHRIVEPVENDGIGQGIDLDEEDEDNLIGIEGKFIYEKLFEIITNTLQILIKFVASFLLSRPMTTISAFWDTAMTFKSARVLWKSWKGSKSLDASLKDATDSQIENGMFDLCIVCMEDFVSSSERKNEGKKVKILPCGHALHLSCLKNWIARSPTCPICRVPIFDQAGNIVPYPADQSSTENNPANTDDSQERNNSMEVESDNTISNNTDEGITSTSHLTSPENITVATTRRSSLVLPVESSNENTHTFRIVTESGKQLEGSISLKNNMDLNQQSITVPQNLFEEQDASQLKRKVAELESMIEDLSKKVKRE; from the coding sequence ATGTTACTGACACAGAAGTTTGTCTCTTTCGTTGTAGTGTCATACATTGGTGCTATATGGTCTCTATACACTTGTATCACAACTTcgtattcttttttggatGCTATTTGCATGATCACAGAGGGTTCTCACGCGCTTATATGCGGAAATTTTGTACTATTGCACATTATTTTACTGTCAAGGTGGTTTGTTAGGTTCCTCTTTGGTGAGCTAAGATTGATCGAATACGAGCATATACTGGAAAGGATATCATATGTTGTGCTCCATTTTATCATGACATATTCAGGAGCAACAGATGGCCATATTTTAAGCCTAATACTAAACTGTGCCCTCTTGGTGTTCTGTAAGACATTGCACTGGATTCTCAGGGATAGAATGGATTTCACTTTCCAGGCTACTGCTGTTCATACTAGAATATCCTCATTGATTTGTTCTAAATATATGCTGAGCCTTCTCATTATTTTAACGATGGATGGATTGTTATCCTTATATTACCTAAGCTTCTTCAAGCAGTCATCTTCAGTTACAGAAGGAATTATACTTTTCTCTGAGCATTTGATTATATCTGCTGAGATGGTAAAAATACTACTGTTAACTGGtttgaacttcttggaGATATACACGATTAAGCAAAGATCAAGATCCCATAGAATCGTCGAACCAGTCGAGAATGACGGTATTGGCCAGGGTATTGATTTAGATGAAGAGGACGAAGACAACCTAATCGGGATAGAAGGAAAGTTTATATACGAAAAgttgtttgaaattatCACCAACACCCTTCAAATATTGATTAAATTTGTCGCTTCTTTCTTACTTTCAAGACCAATGACTACTATAAGTGCATTTTGGGATACTGCTATGACATTCAAATCGGCAAGGGTCCTATGGAAGAGTTGGAAAGGCAGTAAGAGTTTGGATGCATCATTGAAAGACGCAACAGATAGTCAGATCGAGAACGGTATGTTTGATCTTTGTATTGTTTGCATGGAAGACTTTGTTTCAAGTTCTGAACGTAAgaatgaaggaaaaaaggtTAAAATACTCCCATGCGGACACGCTTTACATCTCTCATgcttgaagaattggataGCAAGATCTCCAACATGCCCTATTTGTAGAGTTCCTATTTTTGATCAAGCTGGAAATATAGTTCCTTATCCAGCTGATCAGTCTTCTACAGAAAACAATCCAGCTAATACCGATGATTCTCAAGAGCGGAATAACTCCATGGAAGTAGAGTCAGATAACACCATATCTAATAACACTGACGAGGGAATCACATCTACTTCTCATTTAACAAGTCCAGAGAATATAACAGTTGCCACTACGCGGAGATCCTCTTTAGTACTTCCTGTTGAAAGCAGTAACGAAAACACTCATACTTTTAGGATAGTCACAGAATCAGGAAAACAACTTGAAGGGtctatttctttgaaaaataatatggaCCTTAATCAACAATCTATTACGGTGCCTCAAAACCTATTTGAAGAACAGGATGCTTCACaattgaaaaggaaggTCGCTGAACTTGAAAGTATGATAGAagatctttcaaaaaaagtAAAGAGGGAATGA
- a CDS encoding OPA3-like protein, translated as MSGIAIKLGALLVRQITRPMANVLKRQAKNHAAFNEICIMLAQKMHVTDVILRSKLTPTKFRQPIRPLNDAKAVENGATLLSEAFVFTVTGSVVVWETLRQRQKELDRREQVSKDISTLQSEIEELRSTITAQNDELHSLRESIRQELATMKNRKHSKAPNTE; from the coding sequence ATGAGTGGTATAGCAATCAAGCTTGGTGCTTTGCTGGTAAGGCAAATCACCCGTCCGATGGCGAACGTATTGAAGCGACAAGCCAAAAACCATGCAGCTTTCAACGAGATATGTATCATGCTTGCTCAAAAGATGCATGTTACTGACGTTATACTAAGAAGTAAGTTGACGCCAACGAAATTTCGACAACCAATCCGTCCGTTAAATGATGCAAAAGCCGTTGAGAATGGTGCAACTCTACTTAGTGAAGCATTTGTATTTACTGTTACAGGGTCTGTAGTAGTTTGGGAGACCTTAAGGCAGCGCCAAAAGGAGTTGGATAGGCGTGAACAAGTCAGTAAGGATATATCAACCTTACAATCCGAGATAGAAGAACTTAGATCTACTATTACAGCTCAGAATGATGAGCTGCATTCTCTAAGAGAAAGCATTCGCCAGGAGCTGGCGACAATGAAAAACCGCAAACATTCAAAAGCACCCAACACTGAGTAA
- the MVP1 gene encoding Mvp1p, whose protein sequence is MDFETDPWRVDSPEVNVSETVWQPINNSSNGNMKPFSSSSLQEEANKRLNDDYTGTGLFNNNLNVSNDKPAIGSELYAGDSVWENTGFKAVNQDPDVQGLTHFQATDTPQYAANDEYRSWVESIRKTYSPLSDDIVVVEEIPEREGLVFKHTNYSIKHLIPLPGTDPSEDRTVVRRYSDFDWLQDVLLRKYPFRMIPELPPKKIGSQNADPLFLAKRRKGLSRFINLVMKHPILKKDDLVLTFLTVPTDLSSWRKQAQYDTSEEFMDKRISGYFMKLWRKEFSEQWNKTDEKIDSVLDTWVKVTVLVERYEKRMKQVGHERRLMSNILGKIPEATQILYPQSSDTVLQINEGVELLAGHLNACADVIDQENREVEEGLSVRFKVFIDVIIALKGLFERYKMMAGNNIPQLQRRVEINQEKLTTLEGNPNVKGAEYDRVKQSIARDKRGIIEQMNRSWLIRECILQEFTIFQETQFLITDCLQRWIEINLRHSNQNVDNWEKICQKLSDMPIERR, encoded by the coding sequence ATGGACTTTGAGACGGATCCTTGGAGGGTTGACTCTCCAGAGGTCAATGTCAGTGAGACAGTTTGGCAACCTATAAATAATTCTAGCAATGGCAACATGAAACCATTTAGTAGCAGCTCTCTACAAGAAGAGGCAAATAAACGTTTGAACGATGATTACACGGGCACTGGTCTGTTTAACAATAATCTTAATGTTTCAAATGACAAGCCAGCAATAGGATCGGAGTTGTATGCTGGAGATAGCGTGTGGGAAAATACTGGTTTTAAGGCAGTAAATCAGGATCCAGATGTACAAGGATTAACCCATTTCCAGGCAACTGATACGCCTCAGTATGCGGCTAATGACGAATATAGATCATGGGTGGAATCTATCAGGAAAACCTACTCGCCTCTTTCAGATgacattgttgttgtggaaGAGATTCCCGAAAGGGAGGGATTGGTGTTTAAACATACTAATTACTCTATCAAGCATCTAATTCCCTTGCCTGGTACTGATCCTTCCGAAGATAGAACAGTTGTAAGAAGATATTCAGATTTCGACTGGTTGCAAGATGTACTATTGAGAAAGTACCCCTTCAGAATGATCCCCGAGTTACCACCTAAGAAGATTGGCTCTCAGAATGCCGATCCACTATTCTTGgctaaaagaagaaagggcTTGAGTAGGTTCATAAATTTAGTGATGAAGCATCCAATTTTAAAAAAGGATGACTTGGTTCTCACGTTTTTAACGGTTCCCACCGATCTTTCTAGTTGGCGAAAACAAGCCCAGTACGACACTAGTGAAGAATTTATGGACAAACGTATCTCTGGTTACTTTATGAAGCTGTGGAGAAAAGAGTTTTCAGAACAGTGGAACAAGACAGACGAGAAAATAGACAGTGTTTTGGATACATGGGTCAAGGTTACTGTATTGGTTGAAAGATatgagaaaagaatgaaacaAGTTGGACATGAAAGAAGGTTGATGAGTAACATTTTAGGAAAGATTCCAGAAGCCACCCAAATATTATATCCTCAATCAAGTGATACAGTTTTACAAATAAATGAAGGTGTAGAATTACTTGCTGGACACTTAAATGCATGTGCAGATGTAATTGATCAAGAGAATAGAGAGGTGGAAGAAGGACTTTCCGTAAGATTCAAAGTGTTTATTGATGTCATAATAGCTTTAAAGGGcctttttgaaagatataAAATGATGGCTGGGAACAACATCCCACAATTGCAAAGAAGGGTTGAGATTAACCAGGAGAAACTAACAACTTTAGAAGGTAATCCTAATGTAAAGGGTGCGGAGTATGATCGTGTTAAACAAAGTATTGCCAGAGATAAGAGGGGTATCATAGAACAAATGAATAGAAGTTGGTTGATTAGAGAGTGTATATTACAAGAATTTACCATATTTCAAGAAACCCAGTTTTTAATTACTGACTGTCTCCAAAGATGGATCGAGATAAACCTAAGGCACTCTAATCAAAATGTTGATAATTGGGAAAAAATATGTCAGAAACTTAGCGATATGCCTATCGAGAGGAGATAA
- the COQ10 gene encoding ubiquinone-binding protein COQ10 (mitochondrial), translating to MLVSSYAIPSRLGTRSLLRRSFFNISSTASANDEQHYILRRKIRGTPQEVYEVVSEVSKYHEFIPYCVESFVNARDEMKRPIEAGLRVGFRQYDEKFICKVECKDISTLVKTVSAESLSHNLFHVLNSKWTIKAHPGRTDYTEVELLLRYQFKSKLYSSVASLFAKSVTELILKAFDRRVYQLKRDNSMSIKNTK from the coding sequence ATGCTAGTGTCTAGTTATGCCATACCGTCAAGATTAGGCACGAGAAGCCTACTCCGCAGATCATTCTTTAACATTTCATCAACGGCATCGGCTAACGACGAGCAGCACTACATATTACGCAGGAAGATAAGAGGCACTCCACAAGAGGTATATGAGGTAGTATCTGAGGTTTCTAAGTACCACGAGTTCATTCCATATTGTGTAGAGTCCTTTGTTAATGCCCGTGATGAAATGAAGCGTCCAATTGAGGCCGGTCTGCGGGTGGGATTTAGGCAGTACGATGAAAAGTTCATTTGCAAAGTAGAGTGTAAAGACATATCAACTTTAGTGAAGACTGTTTCTGCAGAGTCGCTGAGCCATAACTTATTCCACGTTTTGAATTCCAAATGGACTATCAAGGCTCATCCTGGTCGTACCGATTATACTGAAGTGGAATTACTTTTAAGGTATCAGTTCAAGTCAAAACTATATTCCAGTGTAGCATCATTGTTCGCAAAAAGTGTCACTGAGTTGATACTGAAGGCATTTGATAGAAGAGTATATCAATTGAAAAGAGACAACTCCATGAGCATTAAAAATACGAAATAA
- the RCL1 gene encoding rRNA-processing endoribonuclease encodes MSAGSRYITFEGSRNFRLRVVMATLSGKAIKIEKIRSDDLNPGLKDYEVSFLRLMEAVTNGSSIEISYTGTTVIYRPGIITGGSYTHQCPNSKPVGYFVEPMLYLAPFSKKKFSIMFRGITSSHNDAGIDGIKWGLMPVLEKFGVRECALHTLKRGSPPLGGGEVHLVVDSLIAQPITMHALDRTLISSIRGVSYSTRVSPSLVNRMIDGAKKVLKSVGCEVNITADVWRGENSGKSPGWGLTLVAENKQGWRIFSEAIGDAGDVPEDIGATVAYQLLEEISKSGVVGRNQLPLAIIFMVIGKEDIGRLRITKDQIDERLIWLLRDIKNVFGTEVFLKQVDDDNTNDMIATIKGIGFTNTSKKIA; translated from the coding sequence ATGTCTGCTGGATCAAGATATATAACGTTTGAAGGCTCGCGGAACTTTCGCTTACGAGTAGTGATGGCGACACTTTCTGGGAAAGCAATCAAGATCGAAAAGATACGTTCTGATGATTTGAACCCTGGTTTGAAGGACTATGAAGTGTCATTTTTAAGGTTAATGGAGGCCGTAACAAATGGTAGTTCCATTGAGATATCATACACGGGTACTACTGTGATTTACAGGCCAGGAATAATTACCGGTGGCTCATACACACACCAGTGTCCAAATAGCAAACCTGTGGGATACTTCGTGGAACCAATGTTGTATCTAGCACCattttcgaagaagaagttttcGATTATGTTCCGGGGAATAACGTCCTCTCACAACGACGCTGGTATCGATGGCATCAAATGGGGGCTTATGCCTGTACTGGAGAAGTTTGGTGTGAGGGAATGTGCATTACatactttgaaaagagGCTCACCACCATTAGGTGGGGGTGAGGTCCATCTTGTGGTGGATTCTTTAATTGCACAACCAATTACAATGCATGCATTGGACAGAACGCTGATTTCAAGTATAAGAGGTGTCTCATACTCCACAAGAGTGAGTCCCTCCCTTGTAAACAGAATGATTGATGGTGCCAAAAAGGTTCTAAAATCTGTTGGGTGTGAAGTTAATATTACGGCAGATGTATGGAGAGGTGAAAATTCAGGTAAAAGTCCTGGTTGGGGGTTGACTCTCGTAGCCGAAAACAAACAGGGTTGGAGGATCTTTTCTGAAGCTATAGGTGACGCTGGAGATGTACCAGAAGATATAGGAGCAACTGTTGCATACCAAttattggaagaaatcaGCAAGAGTGGTGTTGTCGGAAGAAATCAATTACCACTAGCAATCATATTTATGGTTATCGGTAAAGAGGATATTGGAAGACTAAGAATCACAAAGGATCAGATCGACGAAAGACTAATCTGGTTGCTAAGAGATATTAAGAATGTCTTTGGCACTGAAGTTTTCCTAAAACAGGTGGATGATGACAATACTAACGACATGATCGCAACCATCAAAGGTATTGGGTTCACCAATACAAGTAAGAAAATTGCCTAA
- the PLB3 gene encoding lysophospholipase, whose product MRAIRSSNLLIIAWLFALKLSIAQAWSPSNGYKPSKVDCDDNINLVRDASSVSDNESDWLKKRNQVTLPALKDFLKRGFKNFTSDTSLIDNLLSDESKAPKIAVACSGGGYRAMLSGAGMLSAMDNRTDGANEHGLGGLLQSATYLAGLSGGNWLVGTLAYNNWTSVQAIVNNMTQDDSIWDISHSIVTPGGFNIFESISRWDDISDAVEDKKDAGYNTSITDIWGRALSYGFFPSLKDGGVGYTIDSLRDSDVFKNAEMPFPISLAVGRYPGTSVINLNATNFEFNPFEMGSWDYTLHSFTDIKYVGTNVSNGRPKEKGQCVAGYDNTGFVLGTSSSLFNQFLLQLNTTKLPKFLFNMIQDFLTDLSEDSDDISIWAPNPFRDVKNIPANYSQSISEGDTLYLVDGGEDGQNIPLSPLLQTERDVDVIFALDNSADTEEFWPNGFSLTQTYERQFGMQGKGIAFPYVPDNNTFVNLGLNKRPTFFGCDAKNLTNLEFIPPLIVYMPNTRESYNSNTSTFKMSYSTSERLHMIKNGFEAVTRNNFTQDSNFMGCVSCAILRRKQESSNQTLPDGCNACFKQYCWDGTVNSTTPEKSSTAGSSSQSASASASAASSQSTSTSSSTKKNDGPINDPKSALSLLIGGIATALMTI is encoded by the coding sequence ATGCGAGCAATTAGATCTTCAAATCTGCTTATAATAGCATGGCTATTTGCCTTGAAGCTTTCTATCGCACAAGCATGGTCTCCATCCAATGGTTACAAGCCTTCCAAAGTTGATTGTGATGACAATATTAATTTAGTCAGAGATGCTAGCTCTGTCTCTGATAATGAATCGGACTGGctgaaaaagagaaaccaAGTAACCCTTCCAGCTTTGAAGGACTTCTTGAAGCGTGGTTTTAAGAACTTCACTAGTGACACTTCGCTAATTGATAACCTGTTATCAGATGAAAGCAAAGCACCTAAGATTGCAGTTGCATGCTCTGGTGGTGGTTACAGAGCCATGTTGAGTGGTGCAGGTATGTTGTCTGCAATGGATAACAGAACTGATGGTGCTAACGAACACGGTCTAGGTGGTTTATTACAAAGTGCTACGTACTTGGCTGGTTTGTCTGGTGGTAACTGGCTTGTCGGTACTTTGGCATACAACAACTGGACGTCAGTTCAAGCCATCGTTAACAATATGACTCAAGATGACAGTATTTGGGATATCAGTCACTCGATTGTCACTCCTGGTGGATTCAACatttttgaatcaatttCTCGTTGGGACGATATATCAGATGCTGTTGAAGACAAGAAGGATGCCGGCTATAACACTTCCATCACCGATATCTGGGGTCGTGCCTTATCTTACGGCTTCTTCccatctttgaaagatgGTGGTGTCGGATACACTATCGATTCGTTAAGGGACTCTGATGTCTTTAAGAATGCTGAAATGCCTTTCCCTATCTCTTTGGCCGTTGGTAGATATCCTGGTACATCCGTTATTAACTTGAACGCCACCAACTTTGAGTTCAACCCATTCGAAATGGGTTCCTGGGATTACACTTTGCACTCTTTTACAGATATCAAGTATGTTGGTACTAATGTCAGCAATGGTAGACCAAAAGAGAAGGGTCAATGTGTTGCAGGTTACGACAATACCGGTTTTGTATTGGGTacctcatcttctttgttCAACCAATTCTTGTTGCAACTTAACACCACAAAATTGCCAAAGTTCTTGTTTAACATGATTCAAGATTTCTTGACTGATCTCTCTGAAGACTCTGATGATATTTCCATTTGGGCACCAAATCCTTTCAGAGATGTTAAAAATATTCCAGCAAACTATTCACAATCCATTAGTGAAGGAGACACGTTGTATTTGGTTGATGGTGGTGAAGACGGACAGAATATTCCATTGTCCCCATTATTGCAGACTGAACGTGACGTTGATGTCATCTTCGCATTGGATAACAGTGCAGACACAGAAGAATTTTGGCCAAATGGGTTCTCTTTGACCCAAACCTATGAACGTCAATTTGGTATGCAAGGTAAAGGTATTGCATTCCCTTACGTTCCTGACAATAATACATTTGTTAACCTAGGATTAAACAAAAGACCAACTTTCTTTGGTTGTGATGCTAAAAACTTGACAAACCTTGAGTTTATTCCACCTTTAATTGTGTATATGCCAAACACAAGGGAATCTTACAACAGTAATACTTCCACTTTCAAGATGTCTTACTCTACCTCGGAACGTTTGCATATGATCAAAAATGGTTTCGAAGCGGTGACCAGGAATAACTTCACCCAAGACAGTAATTTCATGGGCTGTGTCTCATGTGCTATTTTGAGACGTAAGCAAGAATCTTCGAACCAAACGCTTCCTGACGGATGTAACGCTTGTTTCAAGCAATATTGTTGGGATGGTACCGTCAACTCTACTACCCCAGAGAAGTCCTCGACTGCTGGTAGTTCTTCTCAAAGTGCGTCTGCGTCTGCATCTGCTGCATCCAGCCAATCtacttcaacttcaagttcgacaaaaaagaatgatgGTCCAATCAACGATCCAAAATCTGCGCTGTCGTTACTGATTGGTGGGATTGCTACTGCGCTAATGACTATTTAA
- the MDM12 gene encoding ERMES complex subunit MDM12, whose protein sequence is MSVDINWDSIREDEGVNEGVKDFLNSRLQEFALPSYVSNLKVTNFELGSIPPNVTLKQMDDPLDEFYNYLLQMGDISEETSKDRNTDIQLLVELDYKGDMSIELSADLVLNYPSPQFMTLPVKLRISDIGMHCLCLLAYMKKQLFISFLCDVSDPLLEMNKLQVDPSGPNFMGKRALERISLIRNIKIHTELGEQDQAQGSVLRSVGKLEEFLVDLFRNLIRREAAWPSWIDLDFTPSDEEADEQEEQKEMQDEDGKTDSPQDDIGIPQSSVPISPKTSSADSAFSTSLPSSRDSNSRSQ, encoded by the coding sequence ATGTCGGTGGATATAAACTGGGACAGTATACGTGAAGATGAAGGAGTTAACGAGGGAGTTAAAGACTTCTTAAACTCCAGATTACAAGAGTTCGCATTACCTAGTTATGTCAGTAATCTTAAGGTTACTAATTTTGAATTAGGTTCCATACCACCAAATGTTACCTTAAAACAGATGGATGATCCACTCGATGAATTCTATaattatcttcttcaaatggGAGACATTTCGGAGGAAACTTCCAAAGACAGAAATACTGATATCCAACTATTAGTAGAACTCGATTATAAAGGCGATATGAGTATAGAATTGTCAGCAGATTTAGTACTGAATTACCCAAGTCCACAATTTATGACGCTTCCAGTAAAGCTACGAATTAGTGATATTGGAATGCACTGTCTATGTTTGTTGGCGTATATGAAGAAACAACTTTTCATAAGCTTTTTATGCGATGTCAGCGATCCATTATTAGAAATGAATAAACTCCAGGTAGACCCTAGCGGCCCCAACTTTATGGGGAAACGAGCCCTTGAAAGAATATCACTAATTAGAAACATCAAGATACACACGGAATTGGGGGAACAAGACCAAGCACAGGGATCAGTTTTACGGAGTGTAGggaaattggaagaattcttAGTGGACTTATTCAGAAACTTAATTAGAAGAGAGGCGGCATGGCCTAGCTGGATCGATTTAGACTTCACTCCtagtgatgaagaagcagatgAACAGGAGGAACAGAAGGAAATgcaagatgaagatggaaaAACGGATTCTCCACAAGATGATATTGGCATTCCTCAATCTTCAGTTCCCATTTCACCAAAAACAAGTTCAGCAGACTCGGCATTTTCAACATCTCTACCCAGCTCCAGAGATAGCAATTCGAGGTCACAATAA
- the HTZ1 gene encoding histone H2AZ — protein sequence MSGKVHGGKGKSGAKDGGSLRSQSHSARAGLQFPVGRVKRYLKKNAAGRTRVGSKAAIYLTAVLEYLTAEVLELAGNAAKDLKVKRITPRHLQLAIRGDDELDSLIRATIASGGVLPHINKALLLKVEKKHK from the coding sequence ATGTCTGGTAAAGTACATGGTGGTAAAGGTAAGTCTGGAGCAAAGGATGGTGGCTCGTTGAGATCGCAGTCACACTCTGCTAGAGCTGGTCTACAGTTTCCAGTCGGTAGAGTGAAGCgttatttgaagaaaaatgcAGCTGGTAGGACTCGTGTCGGTTCCAAGGCTGCGATATACTTGACTGCCGTGCTAGAGTATTTAACTGCCGAAGTGCTTGAATTGGCGGGTAATGCAGCCAAGGATTTGAAGGTAAAGAGAATCACTCCAAGACATTTGCAACTAGCTATCAGAGGTGACGATGAATTGGATTCTTTGATCAGAGCTACTATTGCCTCTGGTGGTGTTTTGCCTCACATCAACAAGGCTTTGCTACTAAAGGTGGAGAAGAAACACAAATAA
- the AIM34 gene encoding Aim34p, translating into MSLRKVRSLPSLRVLCEASNPLIKPVAPALPYQIRQVHNTKKNEHSPLLTNDSHSAFTRMSLKTLKNECRSRGLKVSGRKSELVDRILLFEGRGSKKIHTSSVSRAKNDSSHIDAMKIPDVAKLEAEANSKNRDYIVKIPTLVNNASAEPKTKIEKEYEQKLKSADKKPLVENVGTVTTPDTDHVIQTPSFGDKVQVVNPEEEALENDSQKLDNKQQQQQSYDEELTSRDKWFLWGFAGAVTAWWSLKSKPKDKSKK; encoded by the coding sequence ATGTCGTTAAGAAAAGTCAGATCATTACCTTCATTAAGAGTATTGTGTGAAGCTTCGAATCCTTTGATCAAGCCAGTAGCTCCGGCATTACCATACCAAATTAGACAAGTGCATAAcacaaaaaagaatgaacaTAGTCCTTTGCTCACAAACGATTCCCACAGTGCATTTACAAGAATGAGTTTGAAAACTCTAAAGAATGAGTGTCGGTCGCGTGGTTTAAAAGTAAGTGGGAGGAAGTCTGAGTTGGTGGACCGTATTCTGCtatttgaaggaagagGTTCGAAGAAGATTCATACCTCTTCTGTGAGTAGAGCTAAGAATGATTCTTCTCATATCGACGCAATGAAAATCCCTGATGTGGCCAAATTGGAGGCAGAGGCAAACAGCAAGAATCGCGACTACATTGTGAAGATTCCGACCTTAGTGAACAATGCTTCTGCCGAGCCAAAAACCAAGATTGAGAAAGAATACGaacaaaaattgaaatCTGCTGACAAGAAACCACTGGTGGAAAATGTCGGTACTGTAACGACACCAGATACTGACCATGTTATCCAGACACCATCATTTGGTGATAAAGTTCAAGTTGTTAACCCCGAGGAAGAGGCCTTGGAAAATGATTCGCAAAAATTAGACAAcaaacaacagcagcaacaatCGTACGACGAAGAGCTTACATCTAGAGATAAATGGTTTTTATGGGGTTTTGCGGGAGCTGTTACAGCATGGTGGTCGCTTAAGAGCAAACCCAAAGATAAGTCCAAGAAATGA
- the TAF4 gene encoding Taf4p, whose product MAKSPKRKNSESDNGVSNKRSKSFEFGKIENGLEPSGSDFGGDLPTPFDTMVTEQPLALPKASSPSMNLGSPRNTPSSTTTGAKTEKTSTTTKEHGKKGGNDGTGKPQQSDPDKLSDALLSAGVDIREEEALLSSTVARTKAAGSVASNQLPPHPPFLHPKNVADFMKRVALEQNFNQDFNKNADILGLMSTACELYMRDIITNSLILSIHRRKGIKLNTGRRSEVSRSLRDLALRQKAHEERRVQRRIALGLEKQKADTRLDSEETQHRASNATANLMIAGGSKKKYSWLTAGSKSSSTDLKNQGNVSSAVAARGEMGIKYREAREEPGIVMRDLLLALENRRVGVNNVIAKGYARIRD is encoded by the coding sequence ATGGCAAAATCACCCAAGAGGAAGAACTCTGAGTCGGATAATGGGGTATCAAATAAACGTTCCAAATCTTTTGAGTTTGGAAAAATAGAGAATGGGCTGGAACCCAGTGGCTCTGATTTTGGTGGCGACTTACCTACGCCATTTGATACGATGGTCACCGAACAGCCTTTGGCTCTTCCAAAAGCGTCGTCTCCTAGTATGAATTTGGGGTCACCACGTAACACACCATCCTCGACAACAACGGGTGCCAAGACGGAAAAGACAAGCACCACGACAAAAGAGCATGGGAAGAAGGGTGGTAACGACGGGACCGGTAAACCACAACAAAGTGATCCTGATAAGTTAAGTGACGCACTTCTATCGGCAGGTGTGGATATCagagaggaagaagcaTTGCTAAGTAGTACAGTAGCGAGGACAAAGGCAGCGGGGTCGGTGGCTAGTAATCAACTACCACCACATCCACCTTTCTTACATCCTAAAAATGTTGCAGATTTTATGAAAAGAGTTGCACTGGAACAAAACTTCAACCAAGACTTTAATAAAAACGCAGATATACTGGGGTTGATGTCTACGGCATGCGAGCTCTACATGAGAGATATTATCACAAATTCATTGATACTTTCAATACATAGACGGAAAGGTATCAAACTAAATactggaagaagaagcgaGGTAAGTCGTTCTCTAAGGGATTTAGCATTACGTCAAAAGGCACAtgaagagagaagagtCCAAAGGAGAATTGCCCTTGGTttagaaaaacaaaaagcaGACACCAGATTAGATAGTGAAGAAACTCAGCATAGAGCATCGAATGCAACGGCAAACTTAATGATAGCTGGTGgtagcaaaaaaaaatacagtTGGTTAACTGCAGGTTCCAAATCAAGTTCCACTGACTTGAAGAATCAAGGAAATGTATCTTCTGCAGTAGCAGCGAGAGGCGAGATGGGTATCAAATACAGGGAAGCAAGAGAAGAGCCAGGAATTGTAATGAgagatcttcttttggCCCTCGAGAATAGACGAGTAGGTGTTAATAACGTAATAGCAAAGGGTTATGCAAGGATTAGAGATTGA